CACCATCCTCGCTGCATGCAGCGCATCGCGAACGGCTTACGAGAACGGAAATCGCGCCGCCCGCCTGGAGGATTGGGACCGAGCGGTGGCCTTCTACCAGGAGGCGCTCGAGGAGTTTCCCGAGAATCTCGAAACACGAATCGCTCTGATGCGGGCTACGATCGAGGCCTCCCACTCCCACCTCCGGGAGGCGCGAAGGCTCCGGGAAACCGGGGAGGAGCTGGCCGCCTCCCGCGAGCTTTCGCAGGCCCTGCTCTACGATCCCACCAACCGTTTCGCCCGGGAAGAGCTCGAAGAGCTCCGGCGCCGGCTCGAGCGCGAGTCAGGGTCGCGACCTCCAGTGATTCGCGAGAGAATCTTCGGGCCCGAGCCGCTGCTCGATCCGTTCTCCTCGGCGCCCATTCAACTGAAGTTCGCCGAGGAGACGAGCCTGCGGACGATTCTCGAAGCGCTGGGAAAGCTCGCGGGAGTCAACGTCCTCTTCGACGAGTCCTTTCGAGATCGCAACGTGACGGTCGACCTCCAGGGTGTCACGTTCGAGCAAGCCCTCGAGCTCCTGCTCTCGACGAACGGCCTGTTCTACAAGAGAATCGACGGCGCGTCGACCGTCGAGATCCGACGCTAGCCGCCCTCGAAGCCGAGCAGAACGTTCACGGCGGCGTTGTTCAGAAAGCAATAACCCCCGTAGAGATCGCGGTCCGCGTGGTGGCCGGGAGGCCGGGTGAGCGCGAAACAAGCGCGCTCGCCACCCTGGATCAAAGCCTGGCCGGTGAGCG
This portion of the Vicinamibacteria bacterium genome encodes:
- a CDS encoding STN domain-containing protein, with translation MLSRGSILGLATILAACSASRTAYENGNRAARLEDWDRAVAFYQEALEEFPENLETRIALMRATIEASHSHLREARRLRETGEELAASRELSQALLYDPTNRFAREELEELRRRLERESGSRPPVIRERIFGPEPLLDPFSSAPIQLKFAEETSLRTILEALGKLAGVNVLFDESFRDRNVTVDLQGVTFEQALELLLSTNGLFYKRIDGASTVEIRR